In the genome of Enterococcus gilvus ATCC BAA-350, the window TCCGATTCATTTCATCAAGTAGCTTATAGAAATGTTGTGCAAATGGATTATCTGGGAAGCTCATAGTAATTGGCATACCACTCCTGATAAGTTTATCTGCAAATTTAATAGAGCGTGGTAACTCAGTATCAAAATAGTGGTATCCATTTCTATTCGTATATTTCATCATAGCGTTGATCATTTTAGCATGAACATTCGTATTGTATACTTTATTCCCTAAAACACCGCCAATTCTCAAGCTGGGATTGAATTTCTCCTTTAAAGTATTCACTCTAGAAATCAAATGAACCACTCCATCAACACCGTTCATATCAGGTTCATAAGGGATAATCACAACATCAGATATTGTCAAAACTGATGATGTTACTTGTTTCAATTCTGGTGGTGTATCAAAGATAATAAAATCGTAGTTATCCTCAACACTATCAAAGTAACCTTCTAGAGCATTGAAATAGTTTGAACTAGGATCTATAGATTTGTTTAGGATTTTTTTTAGTCCGGCGACACTAGATATTGCCTTTAAATTGTCTTTTGATTTTTTTACTAATGATACAAACCATTCGAGGATGTTATCTCTAAACTCTTCCATCTTATCAAACTCTAAAAAATTATTATCAGAGTTTGCCGGCAGCACATCTATTTGTGTGTCATAGGTTGGAACAATAGTTTCTTCAACCTTAGCTTGACCCATAAACACATCATAAATTGTATTTTGTTCTTTGCCTACCTTAACTCTAAAAGACTTTGTTAGATTCCCTTGCGCATCAGTATCAACCGCAAGTATTCTAGCACTCGGAAAAGACTTTCGAATAGCTCCAATTAAATTTATTGAAATGAGCGTTTTACCAACGCCACCTTTATTTGCCGAAACACTAAGTTTCAACGCCATATTTCATTCCTCCTAAATAGTCGTATGCTATATTACTTTAATATTACTTAAAGCAATTCATGAATAATATTTTCTATGGCTATAAGGTAACATAGTTTGTAGTCGATTGCAACAACAAATAAAAAAACCAAACAATCTAATATATTATGAAAGGAATAGTAATAAATTATTAATAGTAATATATTGGTATTTTATTAGTAATGCATTTTTGACAGTAGTTGAGACAAGAAGCTTTATATAGCCTTATTCTGGTTAGCGTAATCGCGTAGGGATTGTTATCGATAGTAGTTGAAATTGAGGATTATAGATGATAGACTGTGATAAAACAGATTCGTTGTTGATTGTGACAACGTATTGCAGGGGGTTCTTGTATGGAACAAGGAACTAAAGAATTTAGAAATGAATACGATAGATATATCTTAAAACTTTTAATAAAAGAATACTATATCAGCAGACCTGAACTGTCAAAAGCAATCGGACTTACTTTAAGTTTTGTCAGAGAATTTGACAATGGAACTCGTTCTTTCGGAGCAACCGCATTAGATCAATTTGAAGAACTAGTTTTCAGCAAGTATGAACCTTTACTAAAAGTTCATGAATACGATTTAAACCAAATAAAAGAACAGTTAGAGTCTATCGAATCAGACGAGGAGCTAGAGGCGTTCCGCTTAAATAATTTCGAGATGATCTAACTTAAAAATTGAGAGGTTTTTTATGACAGACTTTAATTTTATTTCAGCAAACGAAACTCGGAAAGCTCTTTTTTATCAATTACCAAAAGTCCTTTTCGAAAGTGACAAATACATGAAAATGTCTAATGACTCAAAAATTGCTTACGCAATGTTAAAAGATCGTTGTGAGTATTCCTTACAAAATGACTGGGTTGATCAAAACGGAAATATATATTTTAT includes:
- a CDS encoding ParA family protein, whose product is MALKLSVSANKGGVGKTLISINLIGAIRKSFPSARILAVDTDAQGNLTKSFRVKVGKEQNTIYDVFMGQAKVEETIVPTYDTQIDVLPANSDNNFLEFDKMEEFRDNILEWFVSLVKKSKDNLKAISSVAGLKKILNKSIDPSSNYFNALEGYFDSVEDNYDFIIFDTPPELKQVTSSVLTISDVVIIPYEPDMNGVDGVVHLISRVNTLKEKFNPSLRIGGVLGNKVYNTNVHAKMINAMMKYTNRNGYHYFDTELPRSIKFADKLIRSGMPITMSFPDNPFAQHFYKLLDEMNRIGLLSAKGETLDIPHNLFKESEVEE